Proteins encoded within one genomic window of Leptolyngbya sp. SIO1E4:
- a CDS encoding alpha/beta hydrolase, protein MLWLIGLVGVTGLLVGGLGWQYRQWLDVRSQRVSAESSLAQTLAGQVEYDLRGDGPTVLHFHGGNVGHNGWFMLAHLMGAGYQVLTPDRPGYLGTPLADNGSPEAQADLFAVLLDTLKIDRVAVIGISAGGPAALQFALRHPNRTAALVLLSAITRRTALSDDQLNSMLGRLVMTPRFQNAAYFFINQAMKRLPRLALQDYVRTETTYDMATGKRYIQQILADPDQRQQVIALADAIVPALPRFDGVSNDLKVQQGLDELPLDQIEAPTLIVHSQHDGDVPYENATDAEAKIPNAELITVEQFGHMVWWGDPAVTQGFQARIEAFLQTHFAR, encoded by the coding sequence ATGCTTTGGCTTATCGGATTGGTTGGTGTGACTGGGTTATTAGTTGGCGGTTTAGGCTGGCAGTATCGTCAATGGCTTGACGTGCGATCGCAGCGTGTATCGGCGGAAAGCAGCCTCGCACAGACTTTAGCTGGGCAGGTTGAGTACGATTTGCGCGGCGATGGGCCGACCGTCTTGCATTTTCACGGTGGCAATGTGGGTCACAACGGTTGGTTTATGTTGGCGCATCTGATGGGTGCAGGCTACCAAGTGCTAACGCCCGATCGCCCTGGGTATCTGGGTACACCACTGGCGGATAATGGCTCACCCGAAGCGCAGGCAGATCTCTTCGCGGTATTGCTCGACACGCTGAAGATAGACCGGGTTGCTGTCATTGGCATTTCGGCAGGTGGCCCGGCAGCGCTGCAGTTTGCCCTGAGGCATCCAAATCGTACGGCGGCATTGGTGCTGTTGTCTGCTATCACCCGGCGTACTGCCTTGTCTGATGATCAGCTCAACAGCATGTTGGGACGGCTGGTAATGACACCTCGTTTTCAGAATGCTGCTTATTTCTTCATTAACCAGGCGATGAAACGTCTGCCGAGACTGGCACTCCAAGATTATGTGCGTACCGAAACGACCTATGACATGGCAACCGGTAAACGTTACATCCAGCAAATTCTGGCAGATCCCGATCAACGGCAGCAGGTGATCGCGCTGGCAGATGCCATTGTGCCTGCGTTACCGCGTTTTGATGGTGTCTCTAACGATCTCAAGGTTCAGCAAGGTCTGGATGAGTTACCCCTGGATCAAATCGAGGCTCCCACGCTCATTGTTCATAGTCAGCATGATGGTGACGTGCCTTACGAAAATGCCACTGATGCTGAGGCCAAAATCCCTAACGCTGAACTCATTACTGTGGAGCAGTTTGGACATATGGTGTGGTGGGGCGATCCGGCGGTGACGCAGGGGTTTCAGGCGAGGATCGAGGCTTTCTTGCAGACTCATTTTGCACGTTAG
- a CDS encoding peptidase domain-containing ABC transporter: MSKYSVIHRASDLQPLPTYSATQQIAEFLISAGYLPSEIVLNDIRYEAFKLQLGLQIQDENRTSDHEVHHAFPTSDLYVIARGKVRLLGFDDECDRWITLSVLETGDWFGADFRFFSNGCLPYQAVGASEGTVYRLNSSTLSNLLNHYPNLEPYLAETTRTYQRVAFYRTQSSIKHLPGRKIRELAPKVTDQLIPAQTFLASAFQDQPGIYWLRSGIIHNHQGDTPSIGAMWQGGSLSYQGWVAMTDLVVHYLPSEALDEGMGWEQLLSTTASSDQAAPGANGLASRTSELAVKPTPIQQPLGIQSGRQVDSIEHPTKPTPENPPTVIFPKPLKRKVLDRFQRFPWIEQQSSSDCGAACLAMIARYWGKRLPIKFLREKANVERAGASLKSLARGAESIGFHARPVRASFGRIAAQTDPWIAHWQGDHYVVVYQVRKDRVVVADPALDKRSISKHEFQAHWTGYALLLSPTERLREVEVKQASLGRYIKLLVPYQSLIFQILVVSLLIQVFSLITPLFTQIILDKVVVQKSTSTLNVFAIGLLMFSAWAIVMTTVRSYLLAYFSMRLDLTMISGFIRHALSLPLKFYESRRVGDIITRVQENEKIQRFLVGQMILAWLGVLTGFVYLALMLYYNLQLTLMVLALIPPIVAITLISTPFLRRISREVFKEDANQNSTLVEMMNGIAAVKSAGVEHEVRWRWENALTQFKNVAFKGQKFGVGLAAINGTVNTLGSTALLWLGAAMVIQDQLTIGQFVAFNMMIGYVLSPIVDLADLWDELQEIFISVERLNDVFETPPEEPIDQPMLVLPVIQGSVLFDKVTFRYGDDAEQNTLENLSFQVEPGQTIAVVGRSGSGKTTLVKLLEGLYHTNKGRILVDGHDIQHVSPHSLRTQLGVVPQECFLFSGTILENITLYRYDFSLEQAIEAAKLAEAHPFIQELPLGYNTKIGERGSTLSGGQRQRIAIARALLGDPRILILDEATSSLDTESERRFQRNLERISRDRTTFIIAHRLSTVRNADRILVLDSGILVEQGNHQELLEQRGLYYSLAQQQLDL, from the coding sequence ATGAGCAAATATTCTGTTATCCACAGGGCATCGGATTTACAGCCGCTGCCTACATACTCAGCAACTCAACAAATAGCTGAGTTCTTAATTTCCGCTGGATACCTTCCAAGTGAGATTGTTCTCAACGATATCCGCTATGAAGCGTTCAAACTGCAGCTAGGATTACAAATTCAGGACGAAAATCGCACATCCGATCACGAAGTTCACCATGCGTTTCCTACGTCAGATCTCTATGTGATAGCTCGGGGCAAGGTTCGACTTCTCGGATTCGACGACGAATGTGACCGTTGGATAACGCTGAGCGTTTTAGAGACCGGTGATTGGTTTGGAGCAGATTTTCGCTTTTTTTCTAACGGATGTTTACCTTACCAGGCAGTGGGGGCTAGCGAAGGAACTGTCTATCGCTTGAACTCTTCAACGCTATCCAATTTACTGAACCACTATCCGAACTTAGAGCCTTACCTGGCTGAAACGACACGTACATACCAGCGAGTCGCTTTTTATCGAACTCAAAGCTCTATCAAACACCTGCCTGGACGAAAAATTCGAGAATTAGCCCCTAAAGTCACTGACCAACTGATACCTGCTCAAACTTTTCTAGCGTCAGCTTTTCAAGACCAGCCGGGAATTTATTGGTTGCGTTCGGGTATCATCCACAATCACCAGGGCGACACGCCTAGCATTGGAGCCATGTGGCAAGGTGGCAGTCTCAGCTACCAGGGTTGGGTAGCGATGACTGATTTGGTTGTCCATTACCTGCCTTCTGAAGCGCTAGATGAGGGGATGGGTTGGGAGCAGCTCCTAAGCACCACCGCCTCTTCTGATCAAGCCGCTCCCGGAGCCAATGGGCTGGCTTCTAGAACCTCTGAATTGGCAGTAAAGCCAACCCCTATTCAACAGCCCCTAGGGATTCAGTCGGGCCGTCAAGTTGACAGCATCGAGCACCCTACCAAACCCACCCCTGAGAATCCACCCACGGTTATTTTTCCTAAACCCCTGAAGCGCAAAGTGCTGGATAGGTTTCAGCGGTTTCCCTGGATAGAGCAGCAAAGTTCTTCAGACTGTGGAGCAGCTTGTCTGGCAATGATTGCTCGCTATTGGGGCAAGCGCTTGCCCATCAAGTTTTTGCGGGAGAAAGCCAATGTTGAGCGAGCCGGGGCCTCGCTCAAAAGTTTGGCCAGAGGAGCAGAGAGTATCGGCTTTCATGCACGGCCTGTCCGCGCTAGTTTTGGGCGAATTGCCGCGCAAACCGATCCTTGGATAGCCCACTGGCAAGGGGATCATTATGTGGTCGTGTATCAAGTGCGAAAGGATCGCGTGGTTGTCGCCGATCCAGCCCTGGACAAACGGTCCATTTCTAAACATGAATTTCAAGCTCACTGGACGGGCTACGCGCTCCTTTTAAGCCCGACTGAACGCCTGCGGGAGGTAGAGGTCAAACAGGCTTCGTTAGGGCGATACATCAAGCTTTTAGTGCCCTATCAGTCTCTAATCTTCCAGATCCTCGTGGTTTCTTTGCTCATTCAAGTTTTTAGCCTGATCACCCCCCTCTTTACCCAAATTATTCTCGACAAGGTGGTTGTGCAAAAAAGCACGTCAACGCTCAATGTATTCGCGATTGGCTTGCTGATGTTCAGTGCCTGGGCCATCGTGATGACGACAGTCCGCAGTTATTTGCTGGCGTACTTTTCTATGCGTCTGGACTTAACGATGATCAGCGGGTTTATTCGGCACGCGCTTTCCTTACCCCTCAAGTTTTACGAGTCACGCCGGGTAGGAGACATTATTACCCGAGTACAGGAAAACGAGAAAATCCAGCGGTTTTTAGTGGGTCAGATGATTCTGGCTTGGCTAGGCGTTCTCACCGGGTTTGTCTATCTGGCATTGATGCTGTATTACAATCTGCAGCTTACCTTAATGGTGTTGGCGTTGATTCCCCCTATTGTTGCTATCACGCTGATTTCTACTCCTTTTCTGCGGCGGATTTCGAGGGAGGTGTTTAAGGAAGATGCCAACCAAAACTCGACTTTAGTGGAGATGATGAACGGCATCGCAGCGGTTAAGTCTGCTGGGGTAGAGCACGAAGTGCGCTGGCGTTGGGAAAATGCCTTAACGCAATTCAAAAATGTCGCTTTTAAGGGGCAGAAATTTGGGGTTGGCTTAGCTGCGATTAATGGGACTGTGAATACCCTGGGGAGTACAGCGTTGCTCTGGCTAGGAGCGGCTATGGTCATCCAAGATCAGCTGACGATTGGTCAGTTTGTAGCCTTTAATATGATGATTGGCTATGTCCTCAGCCCTATCGTTGATTTAGCGGATCTGTGGGATGAGCTGCAGGAGATTTTCATCTCTGTTGAGCGGCTGAATGATGTGTTCGAGACGCCACCTGAAGAGCCGATCGATCAGCCCATGCTGGTGTTACCAGTTATTCAGGGAAGCGTTCTCTTTGATAAGGTCACGTTTCGCTATGGCGATGATGCAGAACAGAATACGCTAGAAAATCTTAGTTTCCAGGTAGAGCCTGGGCAGACGATCGCGGTTGTTGGTCGGAGTGGATCGGGCAAAACCACTCTAGTAAAGCTATTGGAGGGACTTTACCATACCAATAAGGGGCGCATTCTTGTCGATGGACATGATATCCAGCATGTGTCGCCCCACTCCCTCAGAACCCAGTTAGGCGTGGTACCGCAGGAGTGCTTCCTATTTTCTGGGACGATTTTGGAGAATATTACCCTCTATCGTTACGACTTTAGTTTGGAACAAGCAATAGAGGCCGCCAAACTCGCCGAAGCTCACCCATTCATTCAAGAACTGCCTTTGGGGTACAACACAAAAATTGGGGAACGGGGTTCAACGCTTTCGGGAGGGCAGCGTCAACGGATCGCGATCGCCAGGGCATTACTCGGAGATCCTCGAATTTTGATTTTGGATGAGGCCACTAGCTCGCTGGATACCGAGTCAGAAAGGCGATTCCAGCGAAATCTAGAACGCATCAGTCGCGATCGCACCACCTTCATCATTGCGCATCGATTATCCACGGTTCGCAATGCCGACCGCATTTTGGTGCTCGATAGCGGAATTTTAGTTGAGCAAGGCAATCATCAGGAACTGCTTGAACAGCGAGGTCTTTACTACAGTCTTGCCCAGCAACAACTAGACCTGTGA
- a CDS encoding HlyD family type I secretion periplasmic adaptor subunit, with amino-acid sequence MEPRFIARSNCNLQPPTVLSTPPDGQLQPLSPQAAAVIHGGVSSATPSTDTVSGHQPDTRANADANPHWSEALQSLLEQPPATLPRHMIAGGVLFVAVVGLWSWSGAVKEVSTAEGKVSPRGDVYKVQPSVNGEVTQIFVEAGDVVEQGQTIAEIDHQLIEKEIQRLEESLANSQLQLGQTEALIQQTQSELNILQAMAQADIAARQSSLSQEKATINTHHQILAQLQDDRQAQIDRMARLEELVDQGALAKDHLFQLEQSLRERERSITETQGNLERSEAAIDQLEAELAQTKAVSDQQELTAQEKLQQLQMEATSLIAQVKETQILLDRSKAELAQTVLKAPVSGVVSVLEVANVGEVLQPGETIAEIAPGSAPLILSTLLPSQEAGLVDVGMPVNIKFDAFPYQDYGIIPGSVLSISPDAKTDEERGAVYEVDIALDQAYVEHDGQNIPLKAGQTATAEIVVRQRRILNVLLDPIRKLQKRNINL; translated from the coding sequence ATGGAACCTCGCTTTATTGCTCGATCCAATTGCAACCTCCAACCTCCAACGGTTTTATCTACCCCACCAGATGGTCAGCTGCAGCCCTTGTCTCCTCAAGCGGCAGCAGTGATTCACGGTGGCGTCTCTTCTGCAACTCCCTCCACTGACACGGTATCTGGCCATCAGCCAGACACTCGGGCCAATGCTGATGCTAATCCTCATTGGAGTGAGGCATTACAGTCACTGTTAGAGCAACCCCCTGCAACCCTGCCGCGCCATATGATTGCAGGAGGGGTTCTCTTCGTAGCAGTCGTAGGTTTGTGGTCTTGGTCTGGTGCGGTCAAGGAGGTCAGCACCGCTGAGGGAAAAGTGTCTCCTAGGGGGGATGTTTATAAAGTTCAACCCTCTGTTAACGGTGAGGTCACTCAGATCTTTGTAGAAGCGGGTGATGTTGTTGAACAGGGGCAAACGATTGCTGAAATCGACCATCAGCTGATTGAAAAAGAAATTCAGCGTTTAGAAGAGAGCCTTGCCAACAGTCAACTGCAGCTAGGGCAAACGGAAGCTCTGATACAGCAAACTCAATCAGAGCTCAACATTCTCCAGGCAATGGCTCAAGCTGACATTGCAGCACGACAATCGTCCCTGAGTCAGGAAAAAGCCACGATTAACACCCATCATCAGATACTTGCTCAACTCCAGGATGACCGTCAGGCACAGATTGATCGGATGGCTCGTTTAGAAGAATTGGTAGACCAAGGAGCTTTGGCAAAAGATCATCTGTTTCAGCTAGAGCAGTCTCTCCGCGAACGCGAACGCTCGATTACGGAGACCCAAGGCAACCTTGAGCGTTCTGAGGCCGCGATCGATCAACTAGAGGCAGAATTGGCTCAAACCAAAGCTGTATCAGATCAACAGGAATTGACCGCACAGGAAAAACTGCAGCAATTGCAAATGGAGGCAACCAGTTTAATTGCCCAGGTCAAAGAGACTCAGATCCTACTAGATCGAAGTAAAGCTGAACTGGCCCAGACGGTTTTAAAGGCCCCAGTCAGCGGTGTGGTGTCGGTATTAGAGGTCGCCAATGTCGGCGAGGTTTTACAGCCCGGAGAAACGATCGCCGAAATTGCCCCCGGCTCAGCACCTTTGATCTTGTCCACTTTACTCCCGAGTCAGGAGGCTGGACTCGTCGATGTAGGGATGCCCGTGAATATCAAATTTGACGCCTTTCCCTACCAAGACTACGGCATTATTCCTGGCAGTGTTCTATCCATCTCGCCAGATGCCAAGACTGATGAAGAGAGGGGGGCAGTCTACGAAGTCGATATTGCGCTAGATCAGGCCTACGTTGAACATGATGGGCAAAATATCCCCCTAAAGGCCGGGCAAACTGCAACGGCAGAAATTGTCGTTCGCCAGCGTCGCATTTTGAACGTATTACTCGATCCCATTCGAAAATTACAGAAGAGAAATATCAATCTTTAA
- a CDS encoding DUF4278 domain-containing protein: protein MQFTYRGVSYKAPVTGTEMAESEQIGTFLGATYKVKQGGTVQQRHPHQLTYRGVRYSQ, encoded by the coding sequence ATGCAGTTCACTTATCGTGGCGTCTCATATAAAGCCCCAGTCACAGGTACTGAGATGGCTGAATCTGAACAAATCGGTACCTTTTTAGGCGCCACGTACAAGGTGAAGCAAGGGGGTACCGTTCAACAACGGCACCCCCACCAGCTAACGTATCGCGGAGTCCGTTACAGCCAATAA
- a CDS encoding HetP family heterocyst commitment protein: MMSRVNEEMTRSMTEDQFCQVVDAILNGKYSWACLLILRFAGYNPLHYIPYRTYNRLMKENSAPKRNVQKNKEDFQKQSVSVDNLPHFHTAERISSRVKGGSLRTRLIQLCSSHKLMAR, translated from the coding sequence ATGATGTCTCGAGTTAACGAAGAAATGACTCGGTCGATGACAGAAGACCAGTTTTGCCAAGTTGTCGATGCTATCTTAAATGGAAAATATTCTTGGGCTTGTCTCTTGATTTTAAGGTTTGCTGGTTACAATCCATTGCATTACATTCCCTACCGCACCTATAACCGTTTAATGAAGGAAAATAGTGCTCCGAAACGAAACGTCCAGAAAAATAAGGAGGACTTTCAAAAACAATCGGTATCAGTCGATAATCTGCCACATTTCCACACAGCGGAAAGAATATCTAGCCGAGTTAAAGGGGGCTCTCTTAGGACTCGTCTGATACAGCTTTGTAGCTCTCATAAGCTCATGGCACGATAA
- a CDS encoding helix-turn-helix domain-containing protein, translated as MKKKLRDDISLDEIKRLYKRERDGRVKEKLLTIKLAYEGTKVSEIAQQLGVCQKTIYNWLDVWNQDSFKGLKPKHEKAGRKSYLTTQEWEAILDEIKDKNFKIKDIQEYVKKTRGKTYSYKAIWKILKHHSRT; from the coding sequence ATGAAGAAAAAGCTTCGTGATGACATTAGTCTAGACGAGATAAAGCGCCTGTATAAACGGGAGAGAGATGGGCGTGTCAAAGAAAAACTACTGACAATAAAATTAGCCTATGAAGGTACTAAAGTTTCTGAGATTGCTCAGCAGCTTGGAGTCTGCCAAAAAACCATTTACAACTGGCTAGACGTATGGAATCAGGATAGCTTTAAGGGCTTAAAGCCTAAACATGAAAAAGCCGGCAGAAAAAGTTATCTAACAACACAAGAGTGGGAAGCCATCTTAGATGAGATCAAAGACAAAAATTTTAAAATTAAAGACATTCAAGAATATGTAAAAAAAACTCGAGGAAAGACCTACAGCTATAAGGCAATTTGGAAGATCTTAAAGCATCATTCTCGTACTTAA
- a CDS encoding DUF4278 domain-containing protein, protein MNFTYRGITYQSSINGTEAPITEQTGTFLGKHYQMKQTQVAQRQPSVELTYRGVRYSR, encoded by the coding sequence ATGAACTTCACCTATCGCGGCATCACTTACCAGTCCTCTATCAACGGCACCGAAGCCCCCATCACTGAACAGACCGGTACCTTCCTTGGGAAGCACTATCAGATGAAGCAAACCCAAGTGGCTCAACGACAGCCCTCTGTAGAGTTGACCTATCGCGGCGTGCGCTACAGCCGCTAA
- a CDS encoding NfeD family protein, with protein MFLIPEITEISSSAEIAKVLRVITSEDAGRIRFQGTDWPARFHHPDSQMSAPPSAMVRVVGRQGLTLLVEPLWKQPTNHRA; from the coding sequence ATGTTTCTCATACCAGAAATCACAGAAATTTCCTCTTCTGCCGAAATTGCTAAAGTGTTGCGAGTCATTACCTCTGAGGATGCTGGAAGGATCCGATTTCAAGGTACAGATTGGCCAGCCCGATTTCATCATCCAGATTCTCAGATGTCTGCCCCTCCGAGTGCCATGGTTCGAGTGGTTGGGCGTCAGGGGCTCACTTTACTAGTAGAGCCTCTCTGGAAGCAGCCAACAAATCATAGGGCATAA
- a CDS encoding iron-containing redox enzyme family protein: MTHSTQENWVNTDSEAGVKKHPTAENSPPLRTLSPLPHSDIQAYQSPLLSGELELKLAQLRELQANHSFWQNSLFRACKAGGLGFKDLQFIFGQYSFYSRNFTRYLAGFMANSDNDMHRAQLVENLWEESGETDLSQRHAELFRCFLTQGLGIVVEDLVPIPATQIFVKEILSFCLQSPAHASSAFLSLGTEGIVPRMYEIFIKGLQLAGVADEHLTFFHLHTACDDEHAVTLEKIMVSYASEPGWFESCCRALTLALDLREQFFEHLYQQLQVKRIQLKLERIQGQKSLANPEQSLQYSAKQSGDFLYRNKGTWGKQAIDFSVERFVFPTEVLDSRLVRIAPGKTNERHRHAHEAIFLIKEGQGTVWIDRKPHDIEVDDIVFVPRWAVHQVKNTGDTTLVILAITDFGLTSKAFMGNYLKTARMHANRDADYFHLSK; encoded by the coding sequence ATGACGCATTCTACGCAAGAGAATTGGGTGAACACAGATTCAGAGGCGGGTGTCAAAAAGCATCCGACAGCTGAAAATTCACCCCCTCTGCGTACACTTTCCCCCCTTCCCCACAGTGACATTCAAGCCTATCAATCCCCCCTTCTCAGCGGAGAGCTAGAACTCAAGCTCGCACAGCTAAGAGAATTACAGGCAAATCATTCATTTTGGCAGAACTCCCTCTTTAGAGCATGTAAAGCAGGAGGATTAGGCTTTAAAGATCTACAGTTTATTTTTGGTCAGTACTCATTTTACAGCCGCAATTTTACACGCTATTTAGCAGGCTTTATGGCGAATAGCGATAACGATATGCATCGGGCACAGCTGGTAGAAAACCTTTGGGAAGAAAGTGGTGAAACTGACCTCAGTCAACGACATGCCGAGCTTTTTCGTTGTTTTTTGACTCAGGGATTAGGGATCGTCGTAGAGGACTTGGTTCCCATTCCCGCCACTCAGATATTTGTTAAAGAGATCTTGTCTTTTTGTTTGCAATCACCAGCCCATGCAAGTTCAGCTTTTTTGTCATTAGGGACAGAGGGCATTGTGCCTCGCATGTATGAAATTTTCATCAAAGGGCTGCAGCTCGCCGGGGTTGCCGATGAACATCTCACCTTCTTTCATCTGCACACGGCCTGTGATGATGAGCACGCGGTGACCCTAGAAAAGATTATGGTGTCTTACGCCAGCGAACCTGGTTGGTTTGAGTCCTGCTGTCGGGCACTGACCCTTGCCTTAGACTTACGCGAGCAGTTTTTTGAGCATCTTTATCAGCAACTTCAAGTTAAGCGAATCCAGCTCAAGCTTGAGCGCATTCAAGGACAAAAGTCTTTAGCCAATCCCGAGCAGAGTTTACAGTATTCGGCCAAACAATCTGGAGACTTTCTCTATCGCAACAAAGGCACCTGGGGTAAGCAGGCTATTGATTTTAGCGTTGAAAGGTTTGTTTTCCCGACAGAAGTTCTTGACTCTCGATTGGTGCGCATTGCACCGGGTAAAACTAATGAGCGTCATCGACATGCCCATGAAGCGATTTTTCTGATTAAAGAAGGGCAAGGAACAGTGTGGATTGACCGAAAACCCCATGATATTGAGGTCGATGATATCGTCTTTGTCCCTCGTTGGGCAGTTCATCAAGTCAAAAATACTGGGGATACGACATTAGTCATTCTGGCTATCACAGATTTTGGTCTGACGAGCAAAGCCTTTATGGGCAATTATCTGAAAACGGCTCGTATGCATGCCAATCGAGATGCTGACTACTTCCATTTATCAAAGTGA
- a CDS encoding NACHT domain-containing NTPase: MRAIPSGFLNRLADQYGLTSYEKEAFLERLKDTKKTDIVVAKELNISRDRYSSRMTGVYKKFGIDGSGPGKLVRLLSRIFEIYQRDNPNSYLDLDYEEVNTFVEEVNEKLEPLIRRDCGSMRVLDTNYPVEVTAIYTEVQVSDHIASSRHIQIADLIRDFNPEIDDFHGAKLGITPGKRFAALKFVEHHPRLVILGKPGSGKTTFLKFLAIQCIRQALLADHVPIFIPLRRFAEDQVKPDLFQYILKKFELCGLERYELEQLLNYSRLLILLDGLDEVTDADRKHITNQIQAFSNKFSGNRFIITCRSAAQEYAFERFTEVEIADFNGKQIIAFSKNWFRFAQDEPKSAKFIAQLKQNRRIQELATSPLLLTLLCIVFGDSGDFPTNRSELYEEGLDVLLKRWDAKRNIERGQTYRNLSRQRKEDLLSQIAYTTFDRGEYFFKQKTVEYEVKDYIKHLPDVSRDLKSLQLDSNAVLKAIEVQHGLLVERARTIYSFSHLTFHEYFVARKIVNIPDPKAQEQALVNLVSHISEKRWREVFLLAIGMLPNSDYLLGLMKIHANNLMAADQHLQKFLGWVNQKAASVKGPPSSIQSRIFYFALDIMLPKARSIYQGSNVDLDLDFDLTYALNRAQNLSARLERIDTLSTTEDEEYCLERIQDHRRVLSRTLISALNQTPDLSLRKSLQQLTEALPPAEGKAILTTWKANGHSWTEELREILMRHRNIGHDWRFTRQQTTLLKRYYEANTLLLNCLSRGNDCYASRGMRREIRDSLFSPS, translated from the coding sequence ATGCGTGCGATACCATCGGGCTTCCTGAATCGGTTAGCTGATCAGTATGGGTTAACTTCATATGAGAAAGAGGCTTTTCTAGAACGACTTAAAGATACTAAAAAGACAGATATTGTTGTCGCCAAAGAACTGAATATCTCCCGAGATAGATACAGTAGCCGCATGACAGGTGTCTACAAAAAGTTTGGCATTGATGGAAGTGGGCCAGGCAAACTGGTGAGATTACTCTCTCGGATCTTTGAAATCTATCAAAGAGATAATCCCAACTCTTACCTAGATCTTGACTATGAAGAAGTCAACACCTTTGTCGAGGAAGTTAACGAAAAGCTAGAGCCTCTGATTCGGAGAGACTGCGGCTCTATGCGCGTACTTGATACCAACTACCCCGTTGAGGTAACGGCTATCTATACCGAAGTTCAGGTCTCCGATCACATTGCCTCCAGTCGGCATATACAAATTGCTGATTTAATTAGGGACTTTAATCCAGAAATTGATGATTTTCATGGGGCCAAATTAGGGATAACACCCGGGAAGAGATTTGCCGCGCTCAAGTTCGTTGAGCACCATCCTCGGCTAGTCATTTTAGGGAAGCCAGGTTCAGGTAAAACAACTTTCTTAAAGTTTTTAGCAATTCAATGTATTCGGCAAGCATTACTCGCTGATCATGTTCCTATTTTTATTCCACTCAGACGCTTTGCTGAAGATCAAGTAAAGCCAGATCTTTTTCAGTATATTCTCAAAAAGTTTGAGCTTTGTGGGCTAGAACGATACGAACTAGAGCAGTTGTTAAACTATTCTCGCCTGCTTATCTTGTTAGATGGCCTGGATGAAGTAACTGATGCCGATCGAAAGCATATTACCAATCAGATTCAGGCTTTTTCTAACAAATTCTCTGGCAATCGATTTATCATCACCTGTCGAAGCGCAGCCCAAGAATATGCATTTGAGCGATTCACAGAAGTTGAGATTGCAGACTTCAATGGCAAACAGATTATTGCGTTTTCCAAGAACTGGTTTAGATTTGCTCAAGACGAGCCTAAGTCCGCTAAATTCATAGCTCAACTCAAGCAAAATAGAAGAATTCAAGAGCTAGCGACCAGCCCCCTATTGCTGACGTTATTATGCATCGTTTTTGGTGATTCAGGAGATTTTCCGACAAATCGCTCAGAGCTTTATGAAGAAGGGTTAGACGTATTACTGAAGCGATGGGATGCCAAACGTAATATCGAGCGCGGCCAAACCTATCGCAATTTATCGCGACAGCGTAAAGAAGATCTGCTGAGTCAGATTGCCTATACAACCTTTGACCGCGGCGAATACTTCTTCAAGCAGAAGACGGTTGAATATGAGGTTAAAGACTATATCAAACACCTTCCAGATGTCAGTCGAGATTTAAAGTCATTACAGCTGGACAGTAATGCGGTTCTCAAGGCGATAGAAGTTCAACATGGGCTTTTAGTAGAACGGGCTCGGACGATTTACTCGTTCTCCCATTTGACCTTTCATGAGTATTTTGTTGCCCGCAAGATTGTCAATATCCCTGATCCTAAAGCTCAAGAGCAGGCTCTTGTCAATCTGGTTTCCCATATCTCAGAAAAACGATGGCGAGAGGTCTTTCTCTTGGCGATTGGCATGTTGCCAAACTCAGACTATCTCCTCGGCCTGATGAAAATTCATGCGAATAACCTGATGGCGGCTGATCAGCATCTGCAGAAGTTCCTGGGTTGGGTGAACCAGAAAGCAGCATCGGTTAAGGGGCCGCCTTCCAGCATACAATCTAGGATCTTCTATTTCGCGCTCGACATCATGCTTCCCAAAGCTCGTAGTATTTATCAGGGCAGCAACGTAGACCTTGATCTGGATTTCGATCTCACATATGCCCTCAATCGCGCTCAAAATTTGAGTGCTCGTCTTGAGCGGATAGACACCCTCTCTACCACAGAGGATGAGGAATATTGCCTTGAGCGCATTCAAGATCACCGTCGTGTCTTAAGTCGCACCCTGATCAGTGCCCTAAATCAGACCCCTGATCTTAGTTTGAGAAAATCTCTTCAGCAGCTCACGGAGGCACTGCCCCCAGCCGAGGGGAAAGCGATACTGACAACGTGGAAAGCGAACGGTCACTCGTGGACTGAAGAATTGAGAGAGATCCTCATGCGGCATCGCAACATTGGCCATGACTGGCGCTTCACTCGCCAGCAAACAACCCTGTTAAAGCGTTATTACGAGGCCAATACGCTCCTGCTGAATTGTTTAAGTAGAGGCAACGATTGTTATGCCAGTCGTGGAATGAGGCGGGAAATCAGAGATAGCCTGTTCTCACCGAGTTGA